The following proteins are co-located in the Myroides profundi genome:
- a CDS encoding lysophospholipid acyltransferase family protein, protein MNFLIYIIVYPIIWLISKMPFPIFYFISDIFYVLLYKVVGYRKKTVRENIRMTMPHLSEKEVKKVEKESFRHLCDIFLEMIKTFTISEEELKKRFTFTNLDTVLEVEKQGKSVMLFCAHYANWEWIIILDRFIQFQGYAVYKKIGNPYFDQLIKKIRSRFNTVLVEMKETIKVIRQNEVSKNHGVYAFISDQSPMVSKANCWQDFMGIEVPVFTGGEALCKKFDMVPMYLKVEYVKRGHYKTTFVPLLKEGEALEDVPNYELTHRFLGELEKQIIEAPSYYFWTHKRWKHRGKKPANIK, encoded by the coding sequence ATGAATTTCCTTATATATATAATTGTTTACCCTATAATATGGCTAATCTCTAAGATGCCTTTCCCTATATTTTACTTTATCTCTGATATCTTCTATGTATTGTTATATAAAGTTGTCGGATATAGAAAGAAAACAGTGAGAGAGAATATTAGAATGACTATGCCTCACCTCTCTGAAAAGGAGGTTAAAAAAGTAGAGAAAGAATCCTTTAGACATTTATGTGATATCTTCTTAGAAATGATCAAAACATTTACTATCTCAGAAGAAGAACTAAAGAAGAGATTTACCTTTACTAACCTAGACACTGTATTAGAAGTAGAGAAACAAGGTAAAAGTGTTATGCTATTCTGTGCGCATTATGCTAACTGGGAGTGGATCATCATCTTAGATCGTTTTATTCAATTCCAAGGTTATGCTGTCTATAAGAAAATAGGTAATCCTTATTTCGATCAGTTAATCAAAAAGATTCGTTCTCGATTTAACACTGTTCTTGTCGAAATGAAGGAAACTATCAAAGTAATCAGACAAAATGAAGTGAGTAAAAACCACGGTGTTTACGCTTTTATTAGTGATCAATCTCCTATGGTGAGTAAAGCCAATTGTTGGCAAGACTTTATGGGGATAGAAGTTCCTGTATTTACAGGAGGAGAAGCACTGTGTAAGAAATTCGATATGGTACCTATGTATCTAAAAGTAGAATATGTTAAAAGAGGACATTATAAAACAACTTTTGTTCCTTTATTAAAAGAAGGAGAAGCACTAGAGGATGTTCCTAATTATGAATTGACTCATCGATTCTTAGGTGAATTAGAGAAGCAAATTATAGAAGCACCTTCTTACTACTTCTGGACACATAAACGATGGAAACACAGAGGCAAAAAACCTGCTAATATCAAATAG
- a CDS encoding TIGR02117 family protein, with product MKYIKLLIKIILISISTLGICVIIYFLAARGLSNITVNEVQEEPQEFTMYLTTNGMHTDFVFPVKSDLIDWSKELKFEHTKGQRRNFAYIALGWGDKGFFLDVEDWDSVKLGIAINAAFGLGTTAIHSTYLSNIELDENTREVKLSKQQYQILIDYILSSFKRDTDNNVINIKTDKAYGLNDSFYEGEGKYSFLYTCNTWANSGLKKAKMKACLWTPFQEGIFRKYNL from the coding sequence ATGAAATATATAAAATTATTAATTAAAATAATCTTAATCTCAATATCTACTTTAGGGATATGTGTTATTATTTACTTTTTAGCTGCAAGAGGACTTTCTAATATTACTGTAAATGAAGTACAAGAAGAACCTCAAGAATTCACCATGTACCTTACCACTAATGGTATGCATACAGACTTCGTATTTCCTGTCAAATCAGATTTAATTGATTGGAGTAAAGAGCTAAAATTCGAACATACAAAAGGACAACGTAGAAACTTCGCTTATATCGCATTAGGTTGGGGAGATAAAGGATTCTTTTTAGACGTAGAGGATTGGGATAGTGTAAAACTAGGTATCGCTATCAATGCTGCCTTTGGGTTAGGAACTACTGCAATACACTCTACTTACTTGTCTAATATAGAACTAGACGAAAATACAAGAGAGGTAAAATTATCCAAACAACAGTATCAGATACTCATCGACTACATCTTATCTTCATTTAAACGAGATACAGATAACAATGTAATCAATATCAAAACAGATAAAGCATACGGATTAAATGATTCTTTTTATGAAGGAGAAGGAAAGTACAGCTTCTTATACACTTGTAATACTTGGGCTAATTCTGGTCTAAAAAAAGCTAAGATGAAAGCTTGCTTATGGACTCCCTTCCAAGAAGGTATCTTTAGAAAATATAATTTGTAA
- the glmM gene encoding phosphoglucosamine mutase, producing the protein MTLIKSISGIRGTIGGKVGDNLTPIDAVKFASAYGTFLKNNSNKESLKVVIGRDARISGPMIHNLVVNTLVGLGIHVIDLGLSTTPTVEIAVPLEQADGGIILTASHNPKQWNALKLLNSKGEFLSGAEGQIILEIAEKDAFDFADVDSLGTIEHKDNYMDIHIEEILKLKLVDVEAIKKRKFKVVVDAVNSSGGIIIPALLRKLGVEVVELYCDPTGHFPHNPEPLKEHLGDICALVKKENADFGVVVDPDVDRLAFISNDGEMFGEEYTLVAVADYVLSKTPGNTVSNLSSSRALRDITQKHGGTYNASAVGEVNVVEMMKATNAIIGGEGNGGIIYPETHYGRDSIVGVALFLTHLSNLDMTVAELRASYPQYYMSKNKIELTPKLNVDMILEQIAENYKNQEVSTVDGVKIDFPSSWVHLRKSNTEPIIRIYTEAGTQEAADSLALRMIDELKVIAGI; encoded by the coding sequence ATGACATTGATTAAATCTATATCTGGTATACGTGGTACTATAGGAGGAAAAGTAGGGGATAATCTTACTCCAATTGATGCAGTGAAATTTGCATCAGCTTATGGAACATTCCTTAAAAACAATTCAAATAAAGAAAGTTTAAAAGTGGTAATAGGTAGAGATGCTCGTATCTCAGGACCTATGATTCATAATTTGGTAGTAAATACTTTAGTTGGGTTAGGTATTCATGTAATAGACTTAGGTTTATCTACTACGCCTACTGTAGAGATAGCTGTTCCATTAGAGCAGGCAGATGGAGGTATTATCTTAACCGCTTCTCATAACCCAAAACAGTGGAATGCTCTAAAGTTATTGAACAGTAAAGGAGAATTTCTAAGTGGTGCTGAAGGGCAAATCATTTTAGAAATTGCTGAGAAAGATGCATTTGATTTTGCAGATGTAGATAGTTTAGGGACTATAGAACATAAAGATAACTATATGGACATCCATATAGAGGAGATATTAAAACTAAAGTTAGTAGATGTAGAAGCTATTAAGAAACGTAAGTTTAAAGTAGTAGTAGATGCTGTTAACTCATCTGGAGGAATTATTATTCCTGCTTTATTGAGAAAGTTAGGGGTAGAGGTAGTAGAGCTTTATTGTGATCCAACAGGACACTTCCCTCATAATCCAGAACCTCTAAAAGAGCACCTAGGTGATATCTGCGCCTTAGTGAAAAAAGAGAATGCAGACTTCGGTGTAGTAGTTGATCCAGATGTTGATCGTTTAGCTTTTATTTCTAATGATGGCGAAATGTTTGGAGAAGAGTACACTTTAGTAGCTGTAGCAGATTATGTATTAAGTAAAACACCTGGTAACACAGTATCTAATTTATCATCATCACGTGCATTAAGAGATATTACTCAGAAACATGGAGGTACTTATAATGCATCAGCTGTAGGAGAAGTAAATGTAGTAGAAATGATGAAGGCTACTAATGCAATAATCGGAGGAGAAGGTAATGGAGGTATCATTTATCCAGAGACACATTACGGACGTGATTCTATCGTAGGTGTAGCTTTATTCTTAACACATTTATCTAATTTAGATATGACTGTAGCAGAGCTTAGAGCTTCATACCCTCAGTATTATATGAGTAAGAATAAGATAGAACTTACGCCTAAGTTAAATGTAGATATGATCTTAGAACAGATTGCTGAGAATTATAAAAATCAAGAAGTATCTACAGTTGATGGTGTGAAGATAGACTTCCCTTCGTCATGGGTACATTTAAGAAAGTCTAATACAGAGCCGATTATTCGTATATATACAGAAGCTGGAACACAAGAAGCTGCAGACAGTTTAGCTTTGCGTATGATAGACGAGTTAAAAGTGATTGCTGGAATATAA
- a CDS encoding ACP phosphodiesterase, with the protein MNFLAHIYLSGDDTLLKIGNFVADSIRGKDYLNYPTKIQQGVILHREIDTYTDAHEIWRKSKKLIVPQYNHYAAVLIDMYYDHFLAKNWNQYSSISLEEYAQRFYTELQENFTVLPVKVQNFLHIMIEENWLVKYRSIEGLKYILTQMDRRTKGISKMSFATTELAEHYEIFEEHFSTFFIELQEHLIDFRKTERYLLK; encoded by the coding sequence ATGAACTTCTTAGCCCATATATACCTCTCTGGAGATGACACTTTACTTAAAATAGGAAACTTTGTAGCAGATAGTATTCGAGGAAAAGACTATTTAAACTATCCTACTAAAATTCAACAAGGTGTAATCTTACATCGAGAAATAGATACTTATACAGATGCTCATGAAATCTGGCGAAAAAGTAAAAAGCTTATAGTCCCCCAATACAACCATTACGCCGCGGTTCTAATAGATATGTATTATGATCACTTTCTAGCGAAAAATTGGAATCAATACAGTTCTATCTCATTAGAAGAATATGCTCAACGTTTCTATACCGAATTACAAGAGAACTTTACTGTCCTACCTGTTAAAGTTCAAAACTTCTTACACATCATGATTGAAGAGAATTGGCTTGTAAAATATCGTTCTATAGAAGGACTAAAATATATACTAACACAAATGGATCGTAGAACAAAAGGAATCTCTAAAATGTCCTTTGCAACGACTGAACTAGCGGAACATTATGAAATATTCGAAGAGCATTTCTCTACTTTCTTTATAGAATTACAAGAACATTTAATTGATTTTAGAAAAACAGAGCGTTACTTATTAAAATAA
- a CDS encoding chloride channel protein, whose amino-acid sequence MKIINPQKIKYYAGQVFKYAEGILFFLKSILSNRQFLYFSCVLVGASSAIAVTILKYFAHNVFKFATYIDNISHLPYMNSILPIIGILLTVFIVRKFLNGSIEKGTYQIMIAVAKKSGIMPRKQMYSQIITSSLTVGMGGSLGLESPIAITGAAFGSNYAQNYKLNYKDRILLLGCGVAAGVSAAFNAPIAGVLFAIEIILVDVSVSAFIPIMISAATGTIVTNLIIKEDILLSFKNQLVFDTGNTAYYILLGILSGFFCVYHARMFRKTEHYISSMKFGAYKKALIGASMLAVLIFLFPTLFGEGYESIKILTSDTPQSILNNTLLADFSNKQWVLLLFVGGAALVKTYAVGLTMGSGGNGGNFAPSLFVGSYLGFTLAKLLQLLGIKEIPVQNFTVVGMAAVISGLFHAPLTGIFLIAEITGGYGLMVPLLIVSSISFAISKHMEKYSMDIKSIATTGMVFTSDKDSNILSTIIASDYIKNDIKTLTLQHTTAAVVDVFANTKQTFIPILDNEQKIIGIINLDSVRPIIFSEFQTKFTPIKDLIETPIIVSKNDSSKIIMQTLETNNLEFVLVQENKKYLGYLVKAELLKAYRINLKSLLLE is encoded by the coding sequence ATGAAAATTATAAATCCACAGAAAATAAAGTACTACGCTGGTCAAGTATTTAAGTATGCTGAAGGAATACTATTCTTCCTGAAGTCTATCTTAAGTAATAGACAGTTTTTATACTTCTCTTGTGTCTTAGTAGGAGCCTCATCTGCTATAGCTGTTACCATTCTTAAATACTTTGCTCACAATGTATTTAAATTTGCTACGTATATAGATAATATATCTCATCTACCTTATATGAACAGTATTTTACCTATTATAGGTATCTTACTTACCGTATTTATCGTTAGGAAATTTCTAAATGGATCTATCGAAAAAGGTACTTATCAAATTATGATTGCTGTAGCTAAGAAGTCTGGTATTATGCCACGTAAGCAGATGTACTCACAGATAATTACGAGTTCCTTGACTGTAGGTATGGGAGGTTCGCTAGGTCTTGAATCTCCAATTGCCATTACAGGAGCTGCCTTTGGTTCTAATTATGCTCAGAACTATAAGCTTAATTATAAAGATCGAATACTATTATTGGGTTGTGGTGTTGCGGCAGGAGTATCAGCAGCTTTTAATGCACCGATAGCTGGTGTTCTATTTGCCATAGAGATTATTTTAGTTGATGTTTCTGTATCTGCTTTTATACCTATTATGATTTCTGCTGCTACAGGTACTATTGTAACTAATCTAATTATAAAAGAAGACATATTACTTTCTTTTAAAAACCAATTGGTTTTTGATACAGGTAATACGGCTTATTATATCTTATTAGGTATTCTATCAGGTTTCTTTTGTGTATACCATGCTAGAATGTTTCGTAAGACAGAACACTATATATCAAGTATGAAGTTTGGTGCTTATAAAAAAGCATTAATAGGCGCTTCTATGTTAGCAGTTCTAATTTTTCTGTTCCCAACGCTTTTTGGTGAAGGATACGAAAGCATTAAAATACTAACTAGTGATACACCTCAGTCTATTCTAAATAATACTTTATTAGCTGATTTTTCTAATAAACAGTGGGTATTATTACTCTTCGTAGGAGGAGCTGCCTTAGTAAAAACTTATGCTGTAGGATTAACAATGGGAAGTGGAGGGAATGGAGGTAACTTCGCTCCTTCTCTATTTGTAGGTTCTTATCTTGGTTTTACATTAGCCAAACTGTTACAACTATTAGGAATAAAAGAAATTCCTGTTCAGAACTTTACCGTAGTAGGAATGGCAGCTGTAATCAGTGGATTGTTTCATGCTCCTTTGACAGGTATTTTCTTAATTGCAGAAATAACAGGAGGATATGGATTAATGGTACCTCTATTAATCGTATCATCTATTAGTTTTGCAATTTCTAAGCATATGGAAAAATACTCTATGGATATTAAGTCTATTGCTACAACAGGGATGGTGTTCACTTCTGACAAAGATTCTAATATATTATCAACTATTATAGCAAGTGATTATATCAAGAATGACATCAAAACATTAACCTTACAACATACTACTGCTGCTGTTGTTGATGTTTTTGCAAATACAAAACAAACGTTTATTCCTATACTAGATAATGAGCAAAAAATCATAGGTATTATTAATCTAGATAGTGTAAGACCTATTATATTCAGTGAGTTTCAAACCAAATTCACACCTATCAAAGATTTAATAGAAACACCTATAATTGTATCTAAAAACGATTCTTCTAAAATAATTATGCAGACTTTAGAAACTAACAACTTAGAATTCGTATTAGTACAGGAAAACAAAAAGTACCTAGGTTACCTCGTTAAAGCTGAATTACTTAAAGCATATCGCATCAACCTAAAGTCACTGTTATTAGAATAA
- a CDS encoding serine O-acetyltransferase, with protein sequence MQNDFVREILTQNESSQSFLDKQRIEKFTDTLFHFLFQLEDKKYLSEEAINIRLSTLKLELLSIVFKINNDVDKSQRIANDFFDALPHIFFTLKTDAQAILENDPAATCLQEVYIAYPGFYAIAIYRFAHQLHTQKVVLLPRIWTEHAHSKTGIDIHPAATIGSHFCIDHGTGIVIGETCVIGQNVKIYQGVTLGAISVSKDKANTRRHPYIEDNVIIYSGATILGGDTVIGHDTVIGGNVWLTKSVKPNSIMYSKSKSYSKDQENYPEPINFII encoded by the coding sequence ATGCAAAACGATTTCGTTAGAGAAATACTGACACAAAATGAAAGTTCACAATCTTTCTTAGACAAACAAAGAATTGAAAAATTCACTGATACATTATTTCACTTTCTATTCCAATTAGAAGATAAGAAATACCTATCAGAAGAAGCTATCAATATCCGTTTGTCTACTCTAAAGCTAGAATTACTTTCTATTGTATTTAAAATTAATAATGATGTAGATAAATCTCAGAGAATAGCTAATGACTTTTTTGATGCTTTACCGCATATTTTCTTTACGCTTAAAACAGATGCACAAGCTATATTAGAGAATGACCCTGCGGCAACTTGTCTTCAAGAAGTATATATAGCTTACCCAGGATTCTATGCCATCGCTATTTATCGTTTTGCACATCAACTACATACACAGAAAGTAGTATTATTACCAAGAATATGGACAGAACATGCACATAGTAAAACAGGTATTGATATTCACCCTGCTGCTACCATTGGATCTCATTTCTGTATAGACCATGGAACGGGTATCGTGATAGGAGAAACTTGTGTTATTGGGCAAAACGTAAAAATATATCAAGGAGTTACTCTAGGAGCTATTTCTGTATCTAAAGATAAAGCTAATACGAGAAGACACCCTTATATAGAAGATAATGTTATTATTTATTCTGGAGCTACTATATTAGGCGGAGATACTGTTATAGGTCATGATACTGTTATAGGTGGTAATGTATGGTTAACCAAAAGTGTGAAACCAAACTCTATTATGTATAGCAAAAGTAAAAGTTATTCTAAAGATCAAGAAAATTATCCTGAACCAATAAATTTCATAATTTAA
- the cysK gene encoding cysteine synthase A: protein MKINNVLEAIGNTPHIKINKLFPNDINVWIKLEKQNPGGSLKDRIALAMIEDAEAKGIINKDTTIIEPTSGNTGVGLAMACAVKGYKLILVMPESMSIERRKLMAAYGAKFVLTPKELGTSGSVSKATELAEEMENAWVPQQFNNLANPEIHRKTTAQEIINDFPEGIDYLITGVGTGGHITGVAEELKKVFPNLKVFAVEPENSPVLSGGKPGPHPLQGIGAGFIPKVVNTDIFDGIITIGKEEAYAYTNKIASQEGILAGISTGTSLAAIAKKLPTIEKGATILTFNYDTGERYWSVSELFDEKAAEIK, encoded by the coding sequence ATGAAAATAAATAATGTACTTGAGGCAATTGGAAATACTCCTCATATTAAAATAAATAAATTGTTTCCGAATGATATTAATGTTTGGATCAAACTAGAAAAACAAAACCCAGGTGGAAGTTTAAAAGATCGTATTGCTTTAGCAATGATCGAGGATGCTGAAGCAAAAGGAATAATAAACAAAGATACTACTATTATAGAGCCTACTTCTGGTAATACTGGAGTTGGTTTAGCAATGGCTTGTGCTGTCAAAGGATATAAGTTAATCTTAGTCATGCCTGAGTCGATGAGTATTGAACGCAGAAAACTTATGGCTGCTTATGGAGCTAAATTTGTACTTACTCCTAAAGAACTTGGAACATCAGGATCTGTATCTAAAGCAACTGAATTAGCAGAAGAAATGGAGAATGCATGGGTTCCTCAACAATTTAACAACTTAGCAAACCCTGAAATACACCGTAAAACTACTGCTCAAGAAATTATCAATGACTTCCCTGAAGGTATTGATTATCTAATCACTGGAGTAGGAACAGGTGGACATATCACTGGAGTAGCAGAAGAGTTAAAAAAAGTATTTCCTAACTTAAAAGTATTTGCTGTAGAACCTGAGAATTCTCCAGTACTAAGTGGAGGAAAACCTGGTCCACACCCATTACAAGGTATTGGTGCTGGATTTATACCTAAAGTAGTAAATACAGATATCTTTGATGGTATTATCACGATTGGCAAAGAAGAGGCTTACGCCTATACCAATAAAATTGCTAGTCAAGAAGGTATTTTAGCAGGTATCTCTACAGGTACATCATTAGCTGCTATTGCTAAGAAATTACCAACAATAGAAAAAGGAGCTACTATCCTAACATTCAACTATGATACAGGCGAAAGATATTGGTCTGTTTCTGAATTGTTTGATGAAAAAGCAGCTGAAATAAAATAG
- a CDS encoding 5'-nucleotidase, lipoprotein e(P4) family, which produces MLKRSFLITALAFTALTACKSVPQGTTTSSENALNNIEVNGKLYSAVFQQNAAEYQALAAQAFNIATLQLDRILTEQHNKPLAIVTDIDETFLDNSPYAVQMAREGKSYDQATWTEWTSKGEALPLLGSLEFFNYAKSKGVEVFYITNRNQNDKPGTMKNLVKYNYPYADDTHVIVRTAESSKETRRQKLSETHEIVMLLGDNLSDFSTLWDKKTQEERIENVKNNREQFGKKFIVLPNTGYGDWEAALFQYRKDLSKEDKDKIYDKSVKGFK; this is translated from the coding sequence ATGCTTAAAAGATCTTTTCTAATAACAGCTTTAGCTTTTACAGCTTTAACTGCATGTAAGTCAGTACCACAAGGAACAACTACATCTTCAGAAAACGCCTTAAACAACATTGAAGTAAATGGGAAATTATACTCAGCTGTATTCCAACAAAATGCTGCTGAATATCAAGCTTTAGCTGCTCAAGCTTTCAATATTGCTACATTACAACTAGATCGTATTCTTACAGAACAACACAATAAGCCTCTTGCTATTGTTACTGACATCGATGAGACATTCTTAGACAACTCTCCTTATGCTGTACAAATGGCTAGAGAAGGTAAATCTTATGACCAAGCAACTTGGACAGAATGGACTTCTAAAGGAGAAGCTCTTCCTCTATTAGGAAGTTTAGAGTTCTTTAACTATGCTAAGTCTAAAGGTGTAGAAGTATTCTATATCACAAATAGAAACCAGAATGACAAACCAGGTACTATGAAAAACTTGGTAAAGTATAACTATCCTTATGCAGATGATACACACGTTATCGTTAGAACTGCTGAGTCTAGTAAAGAAACAAGACGCCAAAAACTAAGCGAAACTCATGAAATCGTAATGCTTTTAGGAGATAACTTATCTGATTTCTCTACACTTTGGGATAAAAAGACTCAAGAAGAGAGAATCGAAAATGTAAAAAATAATAGAGAACAATTTGGTAAGAAATTTATTGTTTTACCAAATACAGGTTATGGAGATTGGGAAGCGGCATTATTCCAATACAGAAAAGATCTTTCTAAAGAAGACAAAGATAAAATCTACGACAAAAGCGTAAAAGGTTTTAAATAA
- the nhaC gene encoding Na+/H+ antiporter NhaC, producing the protein MNIESKVKPRKVTLLQSLIPMIVLIALLGTNVFVYGSAALAGSNQFVLLIGGLIAIGIGLYNKVDYEDIIKKITKNVRETTRAIYILLLVGALSGTWLLSGIIPTMIYYGLQILEPHIFLPATVIICSIISLATGSSWTTSATVGIALVGIGNAMGIDLALIGGAVISGAYFGDKLSPLSDTTNLASAMAGTDLFTHIRYMMFTTIPTYVVTLIIFIIISFNLNVPDTIDMSASLQAIDQTFNITPWLFLVPVIVIGAILKKMKPILALLLGTLLGAVFSLFFQPDIVAFVGEGTTLTPVTAYKGIMNAITTDIAILSPMESLNSLFEAGGMKSMLNTVWLIICAMFFGGAMEAIGALKKITQTLLSIAKSVFGLFASTMASCIVVNLTASEQYLSLVIPGKMFGKAYKEKGLAPENLSRTLEDSGTVTSVLIPWNTCGAYHSGVLGIDTMTYAPYAFFNIISPFVSLTYVVLNIKIRRLVDAVKA; encoded by the coding sequence ATGAATATTGAATCTAAAGTTAAACCTAGAAAAGTAACCTTATTACAATCCTTAATACCTATGATCGTATTAATCGCGTTATTAGGTACCAATGTATTCGTTTATGGTAGTGCTGCCTTAGCTGGTTCTAACCAATTCGTTCTATTAATAGGTGGACTTATCGCGATCGGAATAGGTCTATACAATAAAGTCGATTACGAAGATATTATTAAAAAAATCACTAAGAACGTTAGAGAGACTACCAGAGCTATCTATATTCTTTTATTAGTAGGAGCCTTATCAGGAACTTGGTTATTGAGTGGTATTATACCTACGATGATTTACTATGGTTTACAGATTCTAGAACCTCATATATTCTTACCTGCAACAGTGATTATCTGTTCCATTATCTCTTTAGCGACAGGTAGTTCTTGGACCACATCAGCTACTGTAGGTATTGCACTAGTAGGTATAGGTAATGCGATGGGGATAGACCTTGCACTAATCGGAGGTGCAGTGATCTCAGGAGCATACTTTGGAGATAAACTATCTCCCCTATCAGACACTACTAATTTAGCTTCTGCTATGGCTGGCACAGATTTATTTACTCATATAAGGTACATGATGTTCACCACCATACCTACCTATGTAGTAACACTAATTATATTTATCATCATCAGTTTTAATCTTAATGTACCAGACACAATAGATATGTCTGCTTCATTACAAGCCATTGACCAAACATTCAATATTACACCTTGGTTATTCTTAGTACCTGTGATTGTAATTGGAGCAATATTAAAAAAGATGAAACCAATCCTTGCTTTACTTCTAGGAACCTTACTAGGAGCAGTATTTTCCCTATTCTTCCAGCCTGATATAGTAGCTTTTGTAGGAGAGGGAACAACATTAACACCTGTTACAGCTTATAAAGGAATTATGAATGCCATCACTACAGATATTGCTATTCTATCTCCTATGGAAAGCTTAAATAGCTTATTCGAAGCTGGAGGAATGAAAAGTATGTTAAACACAGTATGGTTAATTATCTGTGCAATGTTCTTTGGAGGAGCAATGGAAGCTATTGGGGCTTTAAAGAAAATAACACAAACATTACTAAGTATAGCTAAATCTGTTTTTGGACTATTCGCAAGTACAATGGCAAGCTGTATAGTGGTAAACTTAACTGCTTCAGAGCAATACCTATCATTAGTAATCCCTGGTAAAATGTTTGGAAAAGCATACAAAGAAAAAGGACTTGCACCTGAGAACTTAAGTAGAACTCTAGAAGATTCAGGAACAGTGACCTCAGTACTAATTCCATGGAATACTTGTGGAGCTTATCACTCAGGAGTATTAGGTATTGATACCATGACTTATGCTCCTTACGCATTCTTTAATATTATTTCACCATTTGTATCTCTTACTTATGTTGTATTAAATATTAAAATCAGACGTTTAGTTGATGCTGTAAAAGCATAA